From Lepus europaeus isolate LE1 chromosome 3, mLepTim1.pri, whole genome shotgun sequence, a single genomic window includes:
- the LOC133756363 gene encoding membrane cofactor protein-like: MRPTGSIKSSYNVGERVEYECRLGYSHRPSTSKFITCQENQQWSQISNDTCYKKSCPRQAEPTNSQVNLVNGSYEYGNQIEFVCNEGYYLIGERILYCELSESGVQWSGSPPRCERIMCTPPPDIPNGAHSGVGTDAFEYQAAVTYTCNRASGPDEFSLIGESQLYCVGHGKWSSDPPQCKVVKCPYPAVTNGRQVSGFGTKFYYKANVMFECNQGFYLHGSALITCAENSTWQPPVPSCLERQPPSTTKAPSVSTPSNPDPSGPTGPSLSPTVSIPPNASPSGSVPSRAKPQISSVLQCTRPLEGPLDPWDILGCIIALIITLIEL, from the coding sequence ATGAGGCCCACAGGTAGCATTAAATCCTCCTATAATGTGGGGGAGCGAGTGGAATATGAGTGTAGGCTAGGATACAGTCACCGGCCGTCTACGTCCAAATTTATTACTTGTCAAGAGAATCAACAATGGTCACAGATCTCAAATGATACTTGCTATAAAAAATCATGTCCACGTCAAGCTGAACCCACAAACAGTCAAGTTAACCTCGTAAATGGAAGCTATGAATACGGGAACCAGATTGAATTTGTTTGTAATGAGGGCTATTACTTAATTGGTGAGCGTATTCTGTATTGCGAACTCAGTGAATCAGGTGTGCAATGGAGTGGCAGTCCTCCACGATGTGAACGGATTATGTGTACACCACCTCCAGACATACCAAATGGAGCACACTCCGGAGTTGGCACTGATGCATTTGAATATCAAGCAGCGGTAACTTACACGTGCAATCGGGCGTCTGGACCAGATGAATTTTCACTTATTGGAGAGAGTCAGCTGTATTGTGTTGGGCATGGAAAATGGAGTAGTGACCCTCCTCAGTGTAAAGTGGTCAAATGCCCATACCCGGCAGTCACAAATGGAAGGCAAGTGTCAGGATTTGGGACAAAATTTTACTATAAGGCAAATGTTATGTTTGAGTGCAATCAGGGATTTTACCTTCATGGCAGTGCGTTAATTACCTGTGCTGAGAATAGTACTTGGCAACCCCCTGTTCCATCATGTCTTGAAAGACAACCGCCTTCTACTACAAAAGCTCCTTCAGTGTCAACGCCTTCAAATCCAGATCCTTCAGGGCCAACTGGTCCATCTTTGAGTCCTACAGTGTCGATTCCTCCAAATGCAAGTCCTTCAGGGTCAGTTCCTTCCAGGGCTAAACCTCAAATATCTAGTGTCTTACAGTGTACCCGTCCCTTGGAAGGACCACTTGACCCCTGGGATATACTTGGATGCATCATTGCTTTGATTATTACTTTGATTGAATTGTAA